From Fimbriimonadaceae bacterium, the proteins below share one genomic window:
- a CDS encoding putative N-acetylmannosamine-6-phosphate 2-epimerase: protein MTLEALLDTLRACPLVASVQASEGSPLDDPATLARLARASVAEGVRILRLQGVENIRAARGGLPCIGLVKQRIEGSDVFITPTSTEVDALLDAGVDIVALDATARVRPGGAALPALVERIHEAGALAMGDCDTLDSVLEAMEAGCDLVGTTLSGYTDASPPRPGPDLELVREAAARSIPVLAEGRVAEPWQAAAALRAGAIGVVVGGALNDPVKQTRAFLQACRTTAGPVGAVDLGGTWLRFGTFDDRWQMQGSERIETPADPQDRLAWIRARARESGVRALGIGTGGVVDPDTGTVWRSKPLIPDHEGTVLRFDLPTYALNDGLATAWGHACHPLFAGTRVATIALGTGVGFGIVERGRLLMGARGEPPHLNDVPTPWGSFESLLGGYALGADPSPAQIASAREAGVAAIRLVHGLFHPDHVVVCGGVGLGLVTGPDPVLDGLPSPFGQDAGLYGAAALALWPG, encoded by the coding sequence ATGACTCTCGAGGCGCTGCTCGACACGCTGCGCGCGTGCCCGCTTGTGGCCTCGGTCCAAGCAAGCGAGGGCTCGCCGCTCGACGACCCCGCGACCCTCGCGCGGTTGGCCCGGGCGAGCGTGGCCGAGGGGGTCCGAATCCTCCGCCTGCAGGGCGTGGAGAACATCCGCGCGGCGCGCGGCGGACTGCCCTGCATCGGGCTGGTCAAGCAGCGGATCGAGGGTTCCGACGTCTTCATCACACCCACCTCGACCGAAGTCGACGCCCTCCTGGACGCCGGTGTCGACATCGTCGCCCTCGATGCAACCGCGAGGGTTCGACCGGGAGGGGCCGCGCTGCCGGCGTTGGTGGAGCGCATCCACGAAGCCGGCGCGCTGGCGATGGGGGACTGCGACACGTTGGACTCGGTCCTCGAGGCCATGGAGGCGGGGTGCGATCTGGTCGGAACGACCCTGTCCGGCTACACGGACGCCTCCCCTCCGCGGCCGGGACCAGACCTCGAACTCGTGCGCGAGGCCGCCGCCCGGAGCATTCCCGTCCTTGCCGAGGGTCGGGTCGCCGAACCTTGGCAGGCCGCCGCCGCGCTGCGCGCCGGGGCGATCGGCGTCGTGGTGGGGGGTGCGCTGAACGACCCGGTCAAGCAAACCCGCGCCTTTCTTCAGGCTTGCCGAACGACGGCGGGCCCCGTGGGCGCCGTCGACCTGGGAGGCACGTGGCTGCGCTTCGGGACCTTCGACGACAGGTGGCAGATGCAGGGTTCCGAGCGCATCGAGACGCCGGCGGACCCACAAGACAGGCTGGCCTGGATTCGAGCGCGGGCGCGCGAGTCCGGGGTGCGGGCATTGGGCATTGGAACCGGAGGCGTGGTGGACCCGGACACCGGCACGGTGTGGCGGTCCAAACCGCTCATCCCCGACCACGAGGGCACCGTCCTCCGGTTCGATCTCCCCACGTACGCGTTGAACGACGGTCTGGCAACGGCCTGGGGCCATGCATGCCACCCCCTCTTCGCCGGCACGCGCGTCGCCACGATCGCGCTCGGCACGGGGGTGGGGTTCGGCATCGTGGAGCGCGGCCGGCTGCTGATGGGTGCGCGGGGCGAGCCCCCGCACCTCAACGACGTGCCCACGCCCTGGGGGTCCTTTGAGAGCCTGCTCGGCGGCTATGCGCTGGGCGCTGACCCCTCGCCTGCCCAGATCGCGTCGGCGCGCGAAGCGGGCGTCGCCGCCATCCGCCTCGTGCACGGCCTGTTCCACCCCGACCACGTCGTGGTGTGCGGTGGAGTGGGTTTGGGTCTGGTGACCGGTCCCGACCCCGTGTTGGACGGGTTGCCGAGCCCCTTCGGCCAAGATGCCGGCTTGTACGGCGCGGCGGCGTTGGCACTGTGGCCGGGATAG
- a CDS encoding acyl-CoA/acyl-ACP dehydrogenase, with translation MSAEEILAKSDRFLKEEVQPRACAIDADPDALRSALEGLCDRDLMALRRPMEFGGPALDEDAFRQFQETVARYSGSLAFLQTQHQSAGSMIAKGDNPELRAEYLPQMGDGRKLVGIGFSQLRRPGPPMMRAESCEGGYRLNGDVPWITGFGLYPEFLVGATLPDGRAVFAVVPFVDSQRPGEAITFSEPMRLAAMESAQTVSGTFENWFVPDARVVFLKPAGWIKNNDMINVTLQGHFALGCARAGLDIVAAAAERKGLPFVHDAWTKLDAELEACRKATVDARQVGEETTEERLKVRAWAIDLAVRCAHAGVAASSGAANSAAHPAQRVYREALVFTVSAQTSAIMEATLERLARE, from the coding sequence GTGTCCGCCGAGGAGATTCTCGCCAAGTCCGATCGCTTCCTGAAGGAGGAGGTCCAACCCCGTGCCTGCGCCATCGATGCCGATCCCGACGCCCTGCGTTCGGCTCTTGAGGGGCTGTGCGACAGGGACCTGATGGCCCTACGCCGACCCATGGAGTTTGGGGGGCCTGCATTGGACGAGGACGCCTTTCGCCAGTTTCAGGAAACGGTGGCCCGGTACTCCGGATCGCTCGCTTTTCTCCAGACCCAACACCAGAGTGCGGGTTCGATGATCGCGAAGGGAGACAACCCGGAGCTGCGAGCCGAATATCTGCCGCAAATGGGGGATGGCCGCAAGCTCGTCGGCATCGGCTTCAGCCAGTTGCGGCGGCCGGGGCCGCCGATGATGCGCGCCGAATCGTGCGAGGGCGGGTACCGGCTGAACGGGGACGTGCCTTGGATCACCGGGTTCGGCCTCTATCCCGAGTTCCTCGTGGGAGCGACGCTGCCGGACGGTCGCGCGGTCTTCGCCGTGGTGCCGTTCGTGGACTCCCAGCGCCCAGGCGAGGCGATCACGTTCTCCGAACCGATGCGGCTCGCCGCCATGGAGTCGGCCCAAACCGTGTCGGGGACGTTTGAGAACTGGTTCGTGCCGGACGCCCGAGTCGTGTTTCTCAAGCCTGCAGGTTGGATCAAGAACAACGACATGATCAACGTGACGCTGCAGGGCCACTTTGCGCTCGGTTGCGCACGGGCGGGGCTCGACATCGTGGCCGCCGCCGCGGAGCGCAAGGGCTTGCCCTTCGTCCACGACGCGTGGACGAAGCTGGACGCCGAGCTCGAGGCGTGCCGCAAGGCGACGGTCGATGCGCGCCAAGTCGGCGAGGAGACGACCGAGGAGCGCCTCAAGGTTCGCGCGTGGGCGATCGACCTCGCGGTGCGCTGCGCCCACGCGGGCGTGGCCGCAAGCAGCGGCGCCGCGAACAGCGCCGCCCACCCCGCGCAACGGGTGTACCGCGAGGCCCTCGTCTTCACCGTGAGCGCGCAGACCAGCGCGATCATGGAGGCGACGCTGGAGCGGCTGGCGAGGGAGTAG
- the glyS gene encoding glycine--tRNA ligase subunit beta: MPDLLLELGCEELPASFVRKAADDLQSHVEERLREAGIGFERTQKPLSTPRRLIVHLAAVDARQPDQTKEMRGPAVKAAYDGEGNPTGALQGFCRGQGVDPKDVRQEGDYVWVTKTLEGRPTAEVLSELLPDAIRALTFEKSMRWGESRMRFARPIRWILAVFDGEVVPFSIEGVEAGATSRGHRFNHPEPFEARTLDALLNGLLARQVEPDPAERETRIREGATIAASGTPDLTDALVDENVFLTEWPTAIEGAFKPEFMELPEPVLVTAMAKHQRFFPVRDGKGALTNRFISIRNGGEDAVVREGNAWVLNARFNDAKFFFDDDQKHDLAQFLERTRGIVFQDKLGTVRQRADRLAALTAGVAAHFGAGSDEQKLAEQAGHLAKADLSTGLVSELPSLQGVVGSEYARREGVPESVCGALAAHYDLTRCTPPASPDARLGLFLLVADQLDRLAGNLGIGLVPTGSSDPNGLRRAATLVLEATWAWPDRVPSLLHLFHQALNLYERQGVDLDLAAASAALGDVLSSRYEALLASSRHDQVQAAILADSLEALASPDDVKTRLAAVGALAADEAFVQTATRPLNILAAADKKQVPYHREAPLATLDRAQLASPEGEALADALGPAGDAATQAVHRQDAKALTAALKPLEVPINAFFEATMVMSENEQERYVRLSLVAAAAEVLRLGGDWSKLEG, encoded by the coding sequence ATGCCCGACCTCCTTCTTGAACTGGGATGCGAAGAGCTGCCGGCGTCGTTTGTTCGCAAGGCCGCCGACGACCTTCAGAGCCATGTCGAAGAGCGCCTTCGGGAGGCGGGCATCGGCTTCGAGAGAACGCAAAAGCCGCTCTCGACGCCCCGGCGTTTGATCGTGCACCTGGCTGCGGTCGACGCGCGGCAGCCGGACCAGACCAAGGAGATGCGCGGGCCGGCGGTCAAAGCCGCCTACGACGGCGAGGGCAACCCCACCGGCGCGCTCCAAGGATTCTGCCGGGGCCAGGGAGTGGACCCGAAGGACGTGCGCCAGGAAGGCGACTACGTGTGGGTGACCAAGACCCTTGAGGGACGTCCCACCGCCGAGGTGTTGTCCGAACTGCTACCCGACGCGATTCGGGCCCTCACATTCGAAAAGTCGATGCGATGGGGCGAGTCCCGCATGCGGTTCGCGCGCCCCATTCGGTGGATCCTCGCGGTCTTCGACGGCGAAGTCGTGCCGTTCTCGATCGAGGGGGTGGAGGCGGGTGCCACGAGTCGCGGGCACCGGTTCAACCATCCCGAACCGTTCGAGGCGCGCACCCTCGACGCCTTGCTGAACGGCCTTCTCGCACGCCAGGTCGAACCCGACCCGGCGGAGCGGGAGACGCGGATCCGCGAGGGAGCGACGATCGCGGCCTCCGGCACGCCCGACTTGACCGACGCCCTGGTCGATGAAAACGTGTTCCTGACCGAGTGGCCGACGGCGATCGAAGGCGCGTTCAAGCCCGAGTTCATGGAGCTCCCAGAGCCGGTGCTGGTCACGGCGATGGCCAAACATCAGCGCTTCTTCCCGGTTCGCGACGGCAAGGGCGCCTTGACGAACCGGTTCATCTCGATCCGAAACGGCGGCGAGGATGCCGTGGTTCGCGAGGGGAACGCGTGGGTGCTCAACGCGCGGTTCAACGACGCCAAGTTCTTCTTCGACGACGATCAGAAGCACGATCTTGCCCAGTTCCTCGAACGCACGCGGGGCATCGTGTTCCAGGACAAGCTCGGCACCGTGCGCCAACGGGCCGACCGCCTCGCCGCGCTGACGGCAGGGGTGGCCGCCCACTTCGGCGCGGGCTCCGACGAGCAGAAGCTCGCCGAGCAGGCGGGACATCTCGCCAAAGCGGACCTGAGCACGGGCCTGGTCAGCGAGCTCCCCTCGCTGCAGGGAGTTGTGGGGAGCGAATACGCGCGCCGCGAGGGCGTTCCGGAAAGCGTCTGTGGCGCTTTGGCGGCCCACTACGATCTGACCCGATGCACGCCGCCCGCTTCGCCCGACGCCCGGCTCGGGCTCTTTCTCCTGGTCGCGGACCAGCTCGACCGCTTGGCGGGCAACCTGGGCATCGGACTGGTCCCGACGGGATCGAGCGATCCCAACGGGCTCCGCCGCGCAGCCACCCTGGTCCTGGAAGCCACATGGGCCTGGCCGGACCGAGTTCCCTCGCTTTTGCACCTCTTCCACCAGGCGCTGAACCTGTACGAACGCCAAGGAGTCGACCTCGACCTCGCGGCCGCGAGCGCGGCGTTGGGCGACGTCTTGAGCTCTCGCTACGAGGCGTTGCTCGCTTCGAGCCGGCACGACCAGGTGCAGGCGGCCATCCTTGCGGACAGCCTCGAAGCCCTCGCCTCGCCCGATGATGTGAAGACGCGCCTCGCGGCCGTTGGTGCGCTGGCGGCCGACGAAGCCTTCGTGCAGACGGCGACGCGGCCCCTCAACATCCTCGCCGCCGCCGACAAGAAGCAGGTCCCCTACCACAGGGAGGCGCCCCTGGCGACGCTGGATCGAGCCCAACTGGCCAGTCCCGAAGGCGAGGCCCTCGCGGACGCGCTCGGGCCGGCGGGCGACGCCGCCACCCAAGCGGTCCACCGCCAGGATGCAAAAGCCCTGACGGCGGCGCTCAAACCGTTGGAAGTTCCGATCAACGCCTTCTTTGAGGCCACGATGGTGATGTCGGAGAACGAGCAAGAGCGCTATGTGCGGCTCAGCCTCGTCGCCGCGGCCGCCGAGGTCTTGCGCCTCGGTGGGGACTGGTCGAAGCTGGAGGGCTAG
- a CDS encoding ABC transporter permease: MASTPSPIADLTYRNYDGTLESPRYRWWVIARMGIKQAFKKRSFWVFTTFSGAYYFVMMIVLFFVEQLATNSPARGGVDPMQSFYDRIVWKDQFMHGISLGQIWFLVLALLLGAGAIANDNRANALLVYLSKPCEKADYLLGKWMGIFLPMLLAVAIPTFFFYFYGALSFRDRGFLSSDPWLILKLLAIVPLPAAFHASVVLGVSSLFNQGRLAGATYAGLYFVTNFFTQMMGVTWRMSRGGISPVVKNLYYGSVDGVQIGLTKAILGTDGTPPFGVPGRIESVPAPSLAVFIPVFLLICGGSLWLAWSRIRAVEVVG; this comes from the coding sequence ATGGCTAGCACCCCATCGCCCATCGCGGATCTCACGTATCGCAACTACGACGGCACGCTCGAGTCGCCGCGCTACCGCTGGTGGGTCATCGCGCGGATGGGGATCAAACAGGCGTTCAAGAAGCGGTCGTTCTGGGTCTTCACGACCTTTTCCGGCGCCTACTACTTCGTGATGATGATCGTGCTGTTCTTCGTGGAGCAGCTCGCCACGAACAGCCCCGCCCGCGGAGGGGTCGATCCCATGCAGTCGTTCTACGACCGCATCGTTTGGAAGGACCAGTTCATGCACGGGATCTCTCTCGGACAGATCTGGTTTCTGGTGCTGGCGCTCCTCCTGGGAGCCGGGGCCATCGCGAACGACAACCGTGCGAACGCCCTGCTGGTCTATCTCAGCAAGCCGTGCGAGAAAGCGGACTACCTTCTGGGCAAGTGGATGGGGATCTTCCTGCCGATGCTGCTTGCGGTTGCCATCCCCACGTTCTTTTTCTACTTCTACGGGGCGTTGAGCTTTCGCGACCGCGGGTTCCTGTCGAGCGATCCTTGGCTGATTCTCAAACTGCTCGCCATCGTGCCGTTGCCGGCGGCGTTCCACGCCAGCGTGGTGTTGGGAGTGAGCTCTCTCTTCAATCAAGGGCGCCTGGCGGGCGCGACCTATGCCGGTCTCTATTTCGTGACCAACTTCTTCACCCAGATGATGGGCGTGACCTGGCGCATGTCTCGCGGCGGGATCTCTCCGGTCGTGAAGAACCTCTACTACGGGAGCGTGGACGGCGTCCAGATCGGATTGACGAAGGCCATCCTTGGCACAGACGGCACCCCGCCGTTCGGCGTCCCGGGCCGGATCGAGTCCGTGCCCGCTCCTTCGCTCGCTGTCTTCATCCCCGTCTTTCTGCTGATCTGCGGGGGCTCGCTCTGGCTGGCGTGGAGCCGCATCCGCGCGGTCGAGGTCGTGGGATGA
- a CDS encoding ABC transporter ATP-binding protein, with the protein MAVAEIRDLTVKYGDFTALDRFSVDLPEGCVGLLGPNGAGKTTFIKTLLGFVAAANGGGKVLGLDFRTQGREIRQRVGLMPEQDCHIPGMSAVQFVAYAGELAGMPEGQALRRAHEVLEYCGLGEARYRNVETYSTGMKQRIKLAQALVHGPQLLLLDEPTNGLDPAGREEMLELVRSISHGKGVNVLVSSHVLPDIERVSDRVIVLMKGRLSAEGLIKDLKRIEGQPVDVELKVPSAAFVNAVVTRGGKLVHAKGTAYRVQASGTHEENTTMLFAAAKEVGAQIRGLHMAERSLEEAFLEAVHG; encoded by the coding sequence ATGGCCGTCGCCGAAATCCGAGACCTAACCGTCAAGTACGGCGACTTCACTGCTCTCGACCGGTTCTCCGTCGACCTTCCGGAAGGCTGCGTGGGGTTGCTGGGTCCGAACGGCGCGGGCAAGACCACCTTCATTAAGACGCTCCTGGGATTCGTCGCGGCGGCGAACGGGGGAGGGAAGGTGCTCGGCCTCGACTTCCGCACGCAGGGGCGCGAGATTCGGCAGAGGGTCGGGCTGATGCCCGAACAGGATTGCCACATCCCCGGCATGAGCGCGGTCCAGTTTGTGGCCTACGCGGGCGAACTCGCCGGCATGCCCGAGGGGCAGGCGCTTCGGCGCGCCCACGAGGTGCTCGAGTACTGCGGACTCGGCGAGGCGCGGTACCGAAACGTCGAAACCTATTCGACCGGCATGAAGCAGCGGATCAAGCTCGCGCAAGCGCTCGTCCACGGCCCCCAACTGCTCTTGCTCGACGAGCCGACCAACGGGCTCGATCCGGCGGGGCGCGAGGAGATGCTCGAACTGGTGCGCAGCATCTCGCACGGCAAAGGTGTGAACGTGCTGGTGAGTAGCCACGTGCTTCCCGACATCGAGCGGGTCTCGGATCGAGTGATCGTGCTGATGAAAGGCCGCCTGAGCGCCGAGGGGCTGATCAAAGATCTCAAGCGCATCGAGGGCCAGCCCGTCGACGTCGAGCTCAAGGTGCCCAGCGCCGCGTTCGTGAACGCGGTCGTGACACGGGGCGGCAAGTTGGTTCACGCGAAGGGCACCGCGTACCGCGTGCAGGCTTCGGGCACGCACGAGGAGAACACGACGATGTTGTTTGCCGCCGCGAAGGAGGTGGGCGCCCAGATCCGGGGGCTCCACATGGCCGAACGGTCGCTCGAAGAGGCGTTCTTGGAGGCCGTCCATGGCTAG
- a CDS encoding DUF4434 domain-containing protein, producing MAGLPLSGTFLDEITHDIPSQNWGREDWDREFGLYKRIGIDTVILIRAGYRDRCVFPARSVPGLLPVYEDLARMFLDLAHAHGLRLFFGLFDSGVHWVRGDWREEVELNLRFIEEVAARYGGHAAFQGWYLCHETGRREPYTEELYNRLGHACKQAVPRPVLISPYPQGAKQPGAAPLPLEESFRQWHDIFAETRGAFDICAFQDGQLHYRELPEFQEGIAELGRRHGITVWANVETFDRDMPIKFPPADWRNLRLKLESASQRAEKLITFEFAHFLSPHSCYPSAHNLFRRYAEHFGIRIET from the coding sequence GTGGCAGGCCTTCCGCTTTCCGGCACGTTCCTCGACGAGATCACCCACGACATCCCCTCCCAAAACTGGGGGCGGGAGGATTGGGACCGGGAGTTCGGGCTGTACAAGCGCATCGGCATCGACACGGTGATCCTGATTCGCGCGGGCTACCGAGACCGGTGTGTCTTCCCGGCCCGGTCCGTCCCTGGGCTGCTCCCCGTCTACGAGGACCTCGCCCGAATGTTCCTCGACCTCGCCCACGCCCATGGACTCCGTCTCTTCTTCGGGCTGTTCGACTCGGGCGTCCACTGGGTCCGAGGCGATTGGCGCGAGGAGGTCGAACTGAACCTGCGCTTCATTGAGGAGGTGGCCGCACGGTACGGGGGCCACGCGGCGTTCCAGGGGTGGTACCTGTGCCACGAAACCGGCAGGCGCGAGCCCTACACCGAGGAGCTTTACAACCGGCTGGGCCACGCGTGCAAGCAGGCCGTGCCTCGTCCCGTCCTGATCTCGCCCTACCCCCAGGGAGCGAAGCAGCCCGGCGCCGCCCCCCTCCCTCTCGAGGAGTCTTTTCGCCAGTGGCACGACATCTTCGCCGAAACGCGCGGAGCGTTCGACATCTGCGCGTTTCAAGACGGCCAACTGCACTATCGGGAGCTGCCCGAGTTCCAAGAGGGGATCGCCGAGCTGGGCCGGCGCCACGGAATCACCGTTTGGGCGAACGTCGAGACGTTCGATCGGGACATGCCGATCAAGTTTCCCCCGGCGGACTGGCGCAACTTACGCTTGAAGCTGGAGTCCGCCTCGCAACGCGCCGAAAAACTGATCACGTTCGAGTTCGCGCACTTCCTTTCGCCCCACTCGTGCTACCCTTCGGCCCACAACCTCTTTCGGCGCTACGCGGAGCACTTTGGAATCCGAATCGAAACGTAG